The following coding sequences lie in one Zingiber officinale cultivar Zhangliang chromosome 2B, Zo_v1.1, whole genome shotgun sequence genomic window:
- the LOC122048437 gene encoding uncharacterized protein LOC122048437 — protein sequence METFRVEYLHSEGFNQMLTDRSFRLFNYNIDGTLQQLKEGDYLSHEVSNKIIQREKIIDSLPDDLIRILCRRPPSLGRSMAGPPPCPPPPPGEAAAADPDSPEPSALHRFPVTLLQPSTQRKQNRSKPTKMLHSFRSAFRALPIIAVPPGCRIPTAALSRGSSSNAHRDGRVHGTRTTGTLFGHRKARITLAFQENPRSVPHLLLEVAVPTARFMQDMGSSGLVRVALECEKKVATGRKSRRVLDEPMWTAYVNGRSVGYAARRDPTELDLGVMQLLHAVSMGAGVLPADKTDPVDGELTYMRAYFDRVIGSKDSETFYMLNPDGNAGPELSIFFVRI from the exons ATGGAAACATTCAGAGTTGAGTATCTCCATTCGGAGGGCTTCAATCAAATGCTTACCGATCGGTCCTTCCGGCTATTCAACTATAACATTGATGGGACCCTTCAGCAGCTGAAGGAGGGCGACTATCTTTCCCACGAGGTCTCAAACAAGATTATCCAGAGGGAGAAGATTATAGATTCTCTCCCAGATGAT CTAATTAGGATTCTCTGCCGCCGCCCGCCGTCGCTCGGCCGCTCCATGGCAGGCCCTCCGCCCTGCCCTCCTCCCCCTCCCGGCGAAGCCGCTGCGGCCGATCCCGACTCTCCGGAGCCGAGTGCGCTCCATCGCTTTCCAGTCACCCTCCTTCAGCCGTCGACGCAGCGGAAGCAGAACCGTTCGAAGCCGACGAAGATGCTCCACTCCTTCCGCTCCGCCTTCCGCGCCCTACCCATCATCGCCGTCCCGCCCGGGTGCCGCATCCCGACCGCCGCCCTCAGCCGGGGAAGCAGCTCCAACGCCCACCGCGACGGGCGCGTGCACGGCACCCGAACCACCGGCACCCTGTTCGGCCACCGAAAGGCCCGCATCACCTTGGCGTTCCAGGAGAACCCCCGCAGCGTGCCGCACCTCCTCCTCGAGGTGGCCGTCCCCACCGCCCGGTTCATGCAGGACATGGGCTCCTCCGGCCTCGTCCGCGTCGCCCTCGAGTGCGAGAAGAAGGTGGCCACCGGCAGGAAGAGCCGCCGCGTCCTCGACGAGCCCATGTGGACGGCCTACGTCAACGGTCGCAGCGTGGGCTACGCCGCGCGCAGGGACCCTACGGAGCTGGACCTCGGCGTGATGCAACTGCTCCACGCGGTGTCGATGGGCGCCGGCGTGCTCCCCGCCGACAAGACCGACCCTGTCGACGGCGAGCTCACCTACATGCGGGCCTACTTCGACCGGGTGATCGGGTCCAAGGATTCCGAGACGTTCTACATGCTCAATCCCGACGGCAACGCCGGCCCGGAGCTCAGCATCTTCTTCGTCAGGATCTAA